ACGGTAATAGTCTTCCATCGAATTGATCACCGGCTGTGAATTTTCTTTTCTCGCCATCATACCGATCACCGTAAATGGCTCCCCTTTAACCTCAATAATCTTTCCAATCACATTTCCATCCGGAAATAGAGCTGTGGCTGTCGTTTTATCAAGCAGCACAACTTTTCGGTTTGCAGTAAAATCTTTTTCGGAAAAGCCACGCCCTTTTGTGATCTGAAATCCATAGGCATCCAGATAATTGGAATCTATTCCAAAAATATTACAGCTTGCCAGCTTCTGACTGCCTGCATATACAGCATCATATTCATTCCGTCTGTGATAAAGGGCTGCACTTTCCACCTCATCCAGTGCCTGGATCTCACCAAGTACCTGATCTGAAATCTCCGGTATTCCATCCGGAACCTCCTGATAAGACAGATCCAGTGTCCAGTCTCCCTGATAAAGCTGGATATTGACCGCATTATTTCCCGCGCCAACCAGATTTTTCTTGATCTGCTCATTGGTTCCTTTGATCGTTGAAACAATTGCAATGATCGATCCGATTCCGATAATAATACCAAGCATCGTCAGCGCAGACCGCAGCTTATGACTCCAGATTCCCTGAAATGCCAGCCTGATATCTTCAAGCATCTCCTCACCCCCTCATTAATTATAATCATACAATGACTCCACTGTCTTTGTCTTCGCACCCTCTTTTACATTTCTTCCATACGGAAATGCAATCTCATCCTCCATGGTAAGTCCGGAAACGATTTCAATGGAACCGTACATATTTTTTCCAACCTCTACATACTGCTTCTCCAGCCTTCCATGTTTTCCTTTCTTGTATACATAGGAGCGGTTTCCGCCTTCTCTTATGAACATCTGTTCCAGGTAAATCGAATTCCCACTGTCACCCGAAAGTCCGTCTACGGAAATACTGACACCCTCACCAGATGAAAGGTCTGCATCTTTCTCAACCACTGCAGTAAACGGATAGTAGGACATATTAGGATTCTCGCTGCTCTTCATACTTTCAACCGGTGAATTACCGATGCTGGTGATCGTTGCCTCATAAGAGTTCCCCGTATTCCAGGAAGTCACCATCACAGTCATACCCTCTTTTAATTTATCATAGCTGCTTTCGGCAATCCCTCCGATTACATAACAACCATTTTTTCCGGTCACAGATATAACCGGTTTATTCTCCAGCTTTGCCTCTTCTTCGTCAAGTACAGCTTTTACCGTTCCCTCTACTGTACTCTTTACAACACCATTATTTACTTTTTTATCCAGCTTTTTCAATTCCAATTGTGCTGTTCGCTTTTCCAGATCCAGGTCCTTGATCTTCTGTTCTTTTTCCTGGATTTGCTTTGCCTGCTCTTCCCTGGTCATTCCATCTGCCTCTCCCGGATCCGGCTCCTCATATCCACCAGGATTATCCGGTTCATCCGGAATTTTCGGCTCTTCCGGTGTCTCCGGCTGTTCCGGATTTTCAGGCTTTATCACCTGTCCGGTCTTTCCGTCCAGCGTCCAGGAGTATAAAAGAAGCGTCGGTTCCTTCTCCTGATCCACTACATCAAAGATACAGACTGCCCTCTCTTCCAGCATTTTCAGCATGAACTCCGCATTTACCGTTGCTCCCGGCGCACAAAGATAGCGATACGGCTTTTCTTTTGTTCCATCTCCATCTTCATTATAAGGAGCAGCGTCCTTTGTAATCTCTTTATAAATGATCTTATCCTTCAGTTCTTCCGGAAACGGTTTCCCGATTGATGGTTTTTCCGGTCCTTCCGGATTTTCTGGTGTCTCCGGCTGCTCAGGATTTTCGGAAGTATCCGGATTTTCCCCTTCATTTTTCTTTGCATCCGCAGTCCGTATTATTCCAGGTCTGGTTCCTTTTGCAGTCATTTTCCGCAGCTCATCCTGGCTTCTTTCAACAGACGAAACAATCTTTGCATTTTTCAGCTGCTCTAATTCTGCCTTTTGATTCTGAATATTCAGTTCAATCCCCTGAATCTCCATCTGCTTCATTTCCTGCTCAAGTCCTGCAAGCGTAGTATCATAGGCAACCAGACGATCGCCGATCTTCACCGTATCCCCTGATTTGACATAAATCTCCTTGATCGTAAGGGTATCATCATGGTAAATGTCCTGGCTCGCACCTGCCTGCACCTTCGCATAATCATAAATATCCGATTCTGAATACCATCCACCATTACTCATACTGGCTACCGGTGCTACCTTGACCGCTTTTTCACTTTTTTTCATTGCAAATAAAGTGCCGCCTCCAATGAAACATACACAGACAACCAAAGCAATCCCGATCTGAAGAATTTTTTTCTTATTTCTTTTTTGAAAAGTCATCCTTTAT
The sequence above is drawn from the Coprococcus comes ATCC 27758 genome and encodes:
- a CDS encoding ABC transporter permease, with amino-acid sequence MLEDIRLAFQGIWSHKLRSALTMLGIIIGIGSIIAIVSTIKGTNEQIKKNLVGAGNNAVNIQLYQGDWTLDLSYQEVPDGIPEISDQVLGEIQALDEVESAALYHRRNEYDAVYAGSQKLASCNIFGIDSNYLDAYGFQITKGRGFSEKDFTANRKVVLLDKTTATALFPDGNVIGKIIEVKGEPFTVIGMMARKENSQPVINSMEDYYRYVSTDGSGTICIPDTLWPIIYQYDEPQNLVVRATSTDEMTAAGEKAADILNSYLTVSDETIKYKGEDLLEQANQIQEISSSTNQQLLWIASISLLVGGIGVMNIMLVSVTERTREIGLKKALGARKRRILTQFLTEAAVLTLLGGLIGVAGGIALAYIISAVSAVPVAISGVSILVGVVFSTLIGIIFGLLPSVKAANMNPIDALRSE